Proteins from a genomic interval of Hemicordylus capensis ecotype Gifberg chromosome 14, rHemCap1.1.pri, whole genome shotgun sequence:
- the HAPLN2 gene encoding hyaluronan and proteoglycan link protein 2 isoform X1 produces the protein MQPPLLVLASWLLSSLPGVSAIFQRPTGNPAPPLPLQYLLEPVTKQVVTQRGASATLPCVLRAPPPPNYKVRWSKVEPSEYMEVAILITNGAHHKTYGPLGSRAHLRHSHRQDASLVIADVGLEDEGRYRCQLVHGLEDESISLLLQLAGVTFPYQTSQGRYKFNYFEAKKACQDQDARLATYGQLYKAWTEGLDWCNAGWVLEGTVHYPIINSREPCGGRLLLPGVRSYGPKDKRRDRFDAFCFTSALKGRVYFIRGHLNFKEASLACRKDGAAMAKVGQLYAAWSFSRLDRCDAGWLDDGSVRYPITAPRSGCGGLPDPGVRSFGFPSKLRKKYGAYCYAAK, from the exons atgcAGCCGCCTCTCCTGGTCCTGGCTTCctggcttctctcctctctgcCGGGGGTCTCCGCCATCTTCCAAAGGCCAACTGGGAATCCAG CGCCGCCGCTGCCCCTCCAGTACCTGCTGGAGCCGGTGACCAAGCAGGTGGTCACCCAGAGAGGAGCCTCGGCCACCCTGCCCTGCGTGCTGCGGGCCCCGCCCCCCCCGAACTACAAGGTCCGCTGGAGCAAGGTGGAGCCCTCCGAGTACATGGAGGTGGCCATCCTGATCACCAACGGGGCCCACCACAAGACCTACGGCCCGCTGGGCAGCCGGGCCCACCTGAGGCACAGCCACCGCCAGGACGCCTCGCTGGTCATCGCCGACGTGGGGCTGGAGGACGAGGGGCGCTACCGCTGCCAGCTGGTCCACGGCCTGGAAGACGAGAgcatctctctgctgctgcagctggcgG gcGTCACCTTCCCCTACCAGACCAGCCAAGGGCGCTACAAATTCAATTACTTCGAAGCCAAGAAAGCGTGCCAAGACCAGGATGCCCGGCTGGCCACCTACGGACAACTCTACAAAG cttggaCCGAAGGCCTGGACTGGTGCAATGCCGGCTGGGTCCTGGAAGGGACGGTGCACTACCCCATCATCAACTCCCGGGAGCCCTGCGGGGGCCGCCTCCTTCTCCCGGGAGTCCGCAGCTACGGCCCCAAGGACAAGCGGAGAGACCGCTTCGACGCCTTCTGCTTCACTTCGGCCCTGAAAG GCCGGGTCTATTTCATCCGGGGCCACCTGAACTtcaaggaggcctctctggcctGCCGGAAGGACGGCGCCGCCATGGCCAAGGTGGGGCAGCTCTACGCCGCCTGGAGCTTCTCCCGGCTGGACCGCTGCGACGCCGGCTGGCTGGACGACGGCAGCGTCCGCTACCCCATCACCGCCCCCCGCAGTGGCTGCGGGGGCCTCCCAGACCCCGGGGTCCGCAGCTTCGGCTTCCCCAGCAAGCTGCGCAAGAAATACGGCGCCTACTGCTACGCGGCCAAGTAG
- the HAPLN2 gene encoding hyaluronan and proteoglycan link protein 2 isoform X2, which translates to MEVAILITNGAHHKTYGPLGSRAHLRHSHRQDASLVIADVGLEDEGRYRCQLVHGLEDESISLLLQLAGVTFPYQTSQGRYKFNYFEAKKACQDQDARLATYGQLYKAWTEGLDWCNAGWVLEGTVHYPIINSREPCGGRLLLPGVRSYGPKDKRRDRFDAFCFTSALKGRVYFIRGHLNFKEASLACRKDGAAMAKVGQLYAAWSFSRLDRCDAGWLDDGSVRYPITAPRSGCGGLPDPGVRSFGFPSKLRKKYGAYCYAAK; encoded by the exons ATGGAGGTGGCCATCCTGATCACCAACGGGGCCCACCACAAGACCTACGGCCCGCTGGGCAGCCGGGCCCACCTGAGGCACAGCCACCGCCAGGACGCCTCGCTGGTCATCGCCGACGTGGGGCTGGAGGACGAGGGGCGCTACCGCTGCCAGCTGGTCCACGGCCTGGAAGACGAGAgcatctctctgctgctgcagctggcgG gcGTCACCTTCCCCTACCAGACCAGCCAAGGGCGCTACAAATTCAATTACTTCGAAGCCAAGAAAGCGTGCCAAGACCAGGATGCCCGGCTGGCCACCTACGGACAACTCTACAAAG cttggaCCGAAGGCCTGGACTGGTGCAATGCCGGCTGGGTCCTGGAAGGGACGGTGCACTACCCCATCATCAACTCCCGGGAGCCCTGCGGGGGCCGCCTCCTTCTCCCGGGAGTCCGCAGCTACGGCCCCAAGGACAAGCGGAGAGACCGCTTCGACGCCTTCTGCTTCACTTCGGCCCTGAAAG GCCGGGTCTATTTCATCCGGGGCCACCTGAACTtcaaggaggcctctctggcctGCCGGAAGGACGGCGCCGCCATGGCCAAGGTGGGGCAGCTCTACGCCGCCTGGAGCTTCTCCCGGCTGGACCGCTGCGACGCCGGCTGGCTGGACGACGGCAGCGTCCGCTACCCCATCACCGCCCCCCGCAGTGGCTGCGGGGGCCTCCCAGACCCCGGGGTCCGCAGCTTCGGCTTCCCCAGCAAGCTGCGCAAGAAATACGGCGCCTACTGCTACGCGGCCAAGTAG